In Bradyrhizobium sp. CCBAU 051011, the following are encoded in one genomic region:
- a CDS encoding LysR substrate-binding domain-containing protein, translating to MRNELNELATFAVVASERSFTRAAAKIGVSQSALSHTIRGLEQRLELQLLARTTKSVAPTAAGAALLKELSPALEQIARAINEARNVRHRAAGRLRIVMSRSAAVMVLLPRLTAFAEAYPDIVLDVVTVTGPVDLVAGEFDAGIQLGEYIQKDMIAVRVTQELRLAVIGSPGYFSSRNIPRKPKDLNDHRCIGLRLPGGPYRWEFEKGRKAITVGVNGPLIIDDTHLVIQAALAGAGLGLAFEEQVAEHVAKRRLIRVLEDWTPPIPGFFMYYPSRKHQPAALSALSNALRAS from the coding sequence ATGAGAAACGAACTGAACGAACTTGCCACGTTTGCAGTCGTCGCCAGTGAACGAAGCTTTACGCGAGCTGCGGCAAAGATTGGTGTGTCTCAGTCGGCCCTGAGCCACACGATCCGGGGACTTGAGCAACGGCTCGAGTTGCAGCTTCTTGCTCGAACGACCAAGAGCGTCGCACCAACCGCCGCAGGGGCAGCTCTTTTGAAAGAACTGTCTCCGGCACTTGAGCAAATTGCTCGTGCTATCAACGAAGCCCGAAACGTTCGGCACCGAGCTGCAGGGCGCCTTCGAATTGTAATGTCCCGGTCGGCTGCTGTGATGGTATTGTTGCCGCGGCTCACGGCATTCGCGGAAGCCTACCCTGACATCGTTCTTGATGTTGTTACTGTCACTGGCCCTGTAGACCTCGTTGCGGGCGAGTTCGACGCCGGTATTCAACTCGGCGAGTACATTCAAAAGGACATGATCGCGGTGCGGGTCACGCAAGAGCTGCGATTGGCGGTGATCGGATCGCCTGGCTATTTTTCATCACGAAACATTCCTCGGAAGCCCAAGGATCTAAATGACCATCGATGCATAGGCCTGCGTCTTCCAGGCGGTCCATATCGGTGGGAATTCGAGAAAGGACGAAAGGCGATCACTGTTGGCGTGAATGGCCCGCTCATAATCGATGATACCCACCTGGTGATTCAGGCGGCACTCGCTGGCGCCGGCCTAGGACTCGCATTCGAAGAGCAGGTCGCAGAGCATGTTGCGAAGCGTCGCCTTATTCGCGTGCTCGAGGACTGGACGCCGCCAATTCCCGGATTCTTCATGTATTACCCCAGTCGTAAGCATCAGCCGGCTGCTCTGTCTGCACTATCGAACGCGCTGCGAGCCTCTTAA
- a CDS encoding LysM peptidoglycan-binding domain-containing protein, which yields MTAISASRTIIPIIALVAACGVAAAAAIFYVRRDAPADTTAATNAPAISGPSSDGLKQSPAPLAAAKAEANAVVDALIGPPPSPENSDGVPTFDIARIEPSGDAVIAGRAAPGATVELLRNGEVHDRAVADPSGQFVMIPPRLPSGTYDLTLRAKQADGKQTTSKQRVTTALEPKSTERPMVALVTPDKPTVVLSQPAGSKPAAGAVVVEAVEIEPGGKFHVSGQARPGAGLRLYLNDSFVTSVTAGADGRFAVTINEGVSPGSYRVRLDEASSSGSVRARAEVPFNVPDTAVTASVSGQPKRADSGTPQQPQLAAAGGIVLPDGGSSSAVVVPKITTTTVSRGDSLWRLSQLSYGAGTRYSVIYKANREQIRNPNLIYPGQTFVLPAK from the coding sequence ATGACTGCCATATCGGCGAGCCGAACAATCATCCCCATCATTGCTCTTGTTGCGGCCTGTGGCGTGGCGGCTGCCGCCGCCATCTTCTACGTTCGCCGCGACGCGCCGGCTGATACCACCGCCGCAACAAATGCGCCGGCGATCTCAGGACCCTCGTCTGACGGGCTAAAACAGAGTCCGGCCCCACTGGCAGCGGCGAAAGCGGAAGCTAACGCCGTCGTGGACGCGCTGATCGGACCGCCACCATCGCCGGAGAACAGCGACGGCGTGCCGACGTTCGACATTGCCCGTATCGAGCCCTCAGGCGACGCGGTCATCGCGGGTCGGGCGGCGCCAGGCGCAACGGTGGAGCTGCTGCGTAACGGCGAGGTGCATGATCGCGCGGTCGCGGATCCATCCGGACAATTCGTCATGATCCCGCCTCGACTTCCGTCAGGCACTTACGACCTGACGCTGCGCGCCAAACAGGCGGACGGCAAACAGACGACGTCGAAGCAGCGCGTAACAACGGCGCTGGAGCCGAAATCGACCGAACGGCCGATGGTGGCGCTGGTGACGCCGGACAAGCCCACTGTCGTGCTGTCGCAGCCGGCTGGGTCAAAGCCGGCGGCCGGCGCCGTGGTTGTGGAGGCCGTCGAGATCGAGCCGGGCGGCAAATTCCATGTGAGCGGCCAGGCGCGCCCCGGCGCAGGCTTGCGGCTTTATCTCAACGACAGCTTCGTTACCTCGGTGACGGCCGGCGCGGATGGACGTTTTGCGGTCACGATCAACGAAGGGGTCTCGCCGGGCAGCTACCGTGTCAGGCTGGACGAAGCGTCGAGCTCAGGCTCGGTGCGTGCACGCGCCGAGGTGCCGTTCAACGTTCCCGACACCGCGGTGACCGCATCCGTGTCGGGGCAGCCCAAGCGCGCCGACTCGGGCACCCCACAACAGCCACAGCTTGCGGCCGCGGGCGGCATTGTTTTGCCAGACGGCGGCTCGTCCTCCGCCGTGGTCGTGCCGAAGATCACGACTACCACGGTCTCCCGCGGCGACAGCCTGTGGCGTCTCAGCCAGCTCTCGTACGGCGCGGGCACGCGCTATTCCGTGATTTACAAGGCGAACCGGGAACAGATCCGAAATCCCAACCTGATTTATCCCGGCCAGACCTTTGTTCTTCCGGCGAAGTGA
- a CDS encoding dihydrodipicolinate synthase family protein, with product MKVDGRNRCAVEIAQGRTRVVAGAGSNSTDRAIELTMRAERAGADAVLSVVPYYNKPMQEGVAAHFRAIAASTALPMILHDIPARTVRELTDTTLSRLAESAQFIGLLDGTCNIARPARLRPRLPPNFRLRTGDDATASAYMTAGGHGCVSAVANIVPVLCRALHTYQLQPIAELLAADHPAALKCALALLGLIRPDTRLPLVPLDGTAKSLVEAAIADLSDEILVSPRRALPATPVQDRAYNRLPGDRL from the coding sequence GTGAAGGTCGACGGCCGCAATCGTTGCGCCGTCGAGATTGCACAAGGCCGCACACGCGTCGTTGCGGGCGCTGGATCAAACTCAACCGATCGCGCGATCGAATTGACGATGCGGGCCGAGCGTGCCGGCGCCGATGCCGTGCTGTCTGTCGTGCCCTACTATAACAAGCCGATGCAGGAGGGCGTGGCCGCGCATTTCCGCGCCATCGCCGCGTCCACCGCGCTGCCGATGATCCTGCACGATATCCCAGCACGGACCGTCCGCGAATTGACCGACACGACGCTGTCGAGGCTGGCCGAGTCAGCGCAGTTTATCGGGTTGCTGGACGGCACCTGCAATATCGCGCGCCCTGCCCGCCTGCGACCGCGGCTGCCGCCGAACTTCCGTCTACGGACCGGCGATGACGCCACGGCGTCGGCTTATATGACCGCCGGCGGCCACGGCTGCGTTTCGGCGGTAGCCAACATCGTCCCGGTATTATGCCGAGCGCTCCATACATACCAACTACAACCAATCGCCGAATTGCTGGCCGCTGATCATCCAGCGGCTCTGAAATGTGCGCTGGCGCTGCTCGGCCTGATCCGGCCCGATACGCGCCTGCCGCTCGTGCCGTTGGACGGAACGGCAAAGTCGTTGGTCGAGGCCGCTATCGCCGATCTTTCCGATGAGATCCTGGTCAGCCCTCGCCGTGCTTTGCCCGCCACGCCGGTCCAGGACCGCGCATATAATAGGCTTCCGGGCGATAGGCTCTGA